In the genome of Hyphobacterium sp. CCMP332, one region contains:
- a CDS encoding T9SS type A sorting domain-containing protein, with translation MSHPKKFSLLFVLCFFLFNGAVKAQSLKWAKSMGGSFNDDGLSIFVDGAGNVYTTGFYWGSADFDPGPGLFILTSVGGQDIFVQKLDSSGNFLWAKSFGGTSTDEGLSIAVDASGNVYTTGFFRGTADFDPGPGIFNLSSAGDDDIFILKLDASGNFLWAKSIGDFRFDAGNSITVDAAGNVYTTGSFERTVDFDPGPGITNLTSNGNPSDIFVLKLDASGNFLWAKAFGGTDYDDGRSIKVDASGNVISIGEYEGTVDFDPGPGTFNLTSVGDKDIFILNLDSSGNFNWAKSIGGASEERRSSISLDIAGNIYATGIFTGVADFNPGAGIFNLTPSGNEDAFVLKLNASGNFQWARSVGGPQFDEGNSIDVDASGNVYTAGFAAGTVDLDPGPGILNVSGGYVQILGNSGNFIWAAGMGSNCYSVKAGTSGNFYTTGNFTGTRDFNPGPGTSNLTSAGGRDIYVLKLGPCVQTSSVETISSCNSYTWQANGQTYSGSGSYNYTLTNAAGCDSVLTLNLTINNSTFATISESACSSYLSPAGNTYSTSGTYIDTIPNTAGCDSIITINLSIQNSSSTIFPVVCDSYLSPSGLTYSSSGVYSDTILNSVGCDSVITINLTINSSSGDSINPTACTSYLSPAGNTYTASGLYYDTLFNSFGCDSIITINLSIVQPTTSSISPSACQSYLSPGGNTYSSSGTYTDTVLNSSGCDSIITINLTINSLPSFMTINVIDLECYGDNDGEALLIPTAGPAPYSYYWSGPTVENGPFQQNLHAGTYYVQMTDANGCIYTDSVVINSPPEIVRSFNIFSPTCGNYNGAIDLTASGGLGSLSYQWNTGATTEDINSINANFYTVSITDSIGCVAIEGIPVSSQGGPSLSINNIISVSCYGLSDGAIDVDISGIYQVSIWANGGTSEDLSNIQAGPYHLIVADTLSGCVSVLNAFVPQPDPIYLDVITTTSICNDSTGTATLNMLGGNGGGTITWSNGSSGNTVNALAAGVYSVNYSDSKGCSDMSNFAISDAGAPLIFLDSIINVPCGGSTGEIQLTTTGNVAQNVYSWSNGLGTEDLTGAGPGTYILNVTDPVGCQSFFVDDIERIPAGVPKYCHTMFDSISQNNIVLWDVPVNLSRLDHYSIWKESSQAGFYQKMGETNNLSAGIYYDTLTNPDASYARYKVSVVDSCGLETVLSAHKKTVHLTQNFGVIPNTINLNWDNYEGYPLNTWFIYRNSQAQGWEIIDSVPSNSFSYTDQPPFQLSDPELYYVIKAGLPLTCNQNYHMVRSNNSNSSNVMINLDHTPTDQILQIYPNPTRDEIYLKSNHKGPYNLEIYNLQGNLILSKQDLHEMENLSISNLPSGSYFIKIESEKNKWIKKLIKH, from the coding sequence ATGTCTCACCCTAAGAAGTTCTCCCTTTTATTTGTCCTTTGCTTTTTTCTATTCAATGGAGCTGTAAAAGCACAGAGCCTTAAGTGGGCCAAATCTATGGGAGGGTCATTTAACGATGATGGTCTCTCTATTTTTGTTGATGGGGCAGGTAATGTCTATACCACCGGGTTTTACTGGGGTTCTGCAGACTTTGATCCGGGTCCGGGACTCTTCATCCTCACGTCTGTAGGGGGGCAGGATATATTCGTACAAAAACTGGACTCATCTGGTAATTTCTTATGGGCAAAATCCTTTGGTGGGACTTCAACGGATGAAGGATTGTCTATAGCGGTTGATGCATCGGGTAATGTCTATACTACCGGGTTTTTCCGTGGAACCGCAGACTTTGATCCAGGTCCGGGAATCTTCAACCTTTCTTCCGCAGGAGATGATGATATTTTTATTTTAAAATTAGATGCTTCGGGTAATTTCCTTTGGGCTAAATCCATCGGAGATTTTAGGTTCGATGCTGGTAACTCAATCACTGTCGATGCCGCCGGCAATGTGTATACCACAGGGTCATTTGAAAGGACAGTAGATTTTGACCCGGGGCCCGGCATCACCAATCTTACCTCCAACGGAAATCCTTCTGATATTTTTGTTCTGAAACTGGATGCCTCAGGTAATTTCCTATGGGCCAAAGCCTTTGGAGGGACTGATTATGATGATGGCCGTTCTATCAAAGTAGATGCCTCCGGTAATGTCATTTCCATCGGAGAATATGAGGGAACGGTGGATTTTGATCCTGGTCCGGGTACATTTAACCTTACTTCTGTCGGAGATAAAGATATTTTTATACTGAATCTGGATTCTTCAGGGAACTTCAATTGGGCTAAATCTATTGGAGGGGCATCAGAAGAAAGGCGCAGTTCAATAAGTTTGGATATAGCCGGAAATATATATGCTACAGGAATTTTTACGGGAGTGGCAGATTTTAATCCGGGTGCTGGAATTTTCAACCTAACACCATCTGGGAATGAGGATGCCTTTGTCCTAAAGCTGAATGCCTCGGGCAATTTCCAATGGGCGAGATCAGTAGGTGGACCCCAATTTGATGAAGGTAATTCCATCGATGTAGACGCTTCCGGAAATGTCTATACTGCGGGTTTTGCTGCGGGAACGGTGGATCTTGACCCGGGTCCTGGAATCCTCAATGTATCAGGGGGCTATGTACAGATTCTGGGTAACTCCGGCAACTTCATTTGGGCTGCAGGAATGGGTAGTAATTGCTATTCAGTCAAGGCTGGAACTTCTGGAAATTTTTATACCACAGGAAATTTTACTGGGACAAGAGATTTCAACCCTGGTCCGGGAACCTCCAATCTGACTTCAGCAGGGGGTAGAGATATTTATGTGCTGAAATTAGGACCCTGTGTTCAAACTTCATCGGTGGAAACTATATCAAGCTGCAACAGCTACACATGGCAGGCAAACGGACAGACCTATTCTGGTAGTGGAAGTTATAACTATACACTCACCAACGCAGCAGGCTGCGACTCAGTACTTACGCTAAATTTAACTATAAATAATTCAACATTTGCTACAATTTCTGAAAGTGCGTGCTCTAGCTATTTATCACCTGCAGGAAATACATATTCCACTTCTGGTACATATATTGATACAATTCCTAATACAGCGGGATGTGACAGCATTATCACCATTAACCTCAGCATACAAAACTCATCAAGTACAATATTCCCTGTAGTCTGCGATTCTTATTTATCTCCTTCAGGATTGACTTATTCTTCATCGGGTGTTTATTCAGATACTATTCTTAATTCAGTTGGATGCGATTCTGTTATCACGATTAACCTAACAATTAATTCAAGTAGTGGAGATAGCATTAATCCGACGGCTTGCACTTCGTATTTATCCCCGGCTGGAAATACTTATACTGCTTCCGGATTATATTATGATACTTTGTTCAATTCTTTTGGTTGCGACAGTATTATTACAATTAATCTCAGTATCGTTCAACCAACGACTAGTTCAATTTCTCCTTCGGCATGCCAGAGCTATTTGTCCCCCGGAGGCAATACTTATTCTTCCAGCGGGACATATACAGATACAGTACTTAATTCATCTGGTTGCGATAGTATCATTACAATAAATCTGACCATCAATTCACTTCCTTCTTTCATGACGATAAACGTCATCGACCTGGAATGTTACGGAGATAATGACGGAGAAGCACTATTAATTCCAACTGCGGGCCCAGCACCTTATTCTTATTATTGGTCAGGTCCAACGGTGGAAAATGGCCCATTTCAACAAAATCTGCACGCCGGAACCTACTATGTACAAATGACCGATGCTAATGGATGCATCTATACAGATTCAGTTGTTATTAACAGCCCACCGGAAATTGTTCGATCCTTTAATATCTTTTCTCCAACCTGTGGTAATTACAACGGAGCAATTGACCTGACGGCGAGTGGTGGTCTGGGAAGCTTGAGCTATCAATGGAACACCGGAGCTACTACAGAAGATATTAATTCCATAAATGCCAATTTTTATACCGTTTCAATTACCGATTCCATTGGTTGTGTAGCTATTGAAGGTATTCCCGTTAGTTCTCAGGGTGGACCTTCTTTGAGTATTAATAATATTATTTCTGTTTCATGTTATGGCTTGAGCGATGGAGCTATTGATGTCGACATTTCGGGCATTTACCAGGTGTCTATATGGGCAAATGGAGGCACATCTGAAGACTTATCTAATATTCAGGCAGGACCTTACCATTTGATAGTTGCTGATACTCTTTCGGGTTGCGTTTCAGTACTTAATGCATTTGTACCTCAGCCCGATCCAATTTATCTGGATGTAATTACAACTACAAGTATTTGCAATGATTCAACGGGAACAGCAACACTCAATATGCTTGGCGGAAATGGGGGAGGTACTATTACCTGGTCAAATGGAAGTTCAGGAAATACGGTGAATGCTCTCGCCGCAGGAGTATATTCAGTCAATTACAGTGATAGTAAGGGATGCTCTGATATGAGTAATTTTGCCATTTCAGATGCTGGAGCGCCATTGATATTCCTTGATAGCATAATTAATGTACCATGTGGTGGAAGTACGGGCGAAATTCAGCTGACAACAACTGGAAATGTTGCACAAAATGTCTATTCGTGGAGTAATGGTTTGGGAACTGAAGATCTTACAGGTGCAGGTCCCGGAACATATATCTTAAATGTCACCGATCCAGTTGGGTGTCAGTCATTCTTTGTAGATGATATTGAAAGAATTCCTGCTGGAGTTCCAAAATACTGTCATACTATGTTTGACAGCATAAGCCAGAATAATATTGTTCTCTGGGACGTGCCGGTTAATTTATCCCGACTTGATCATTATTCAATTTGGAAAGAAAGTTCTCAAGCAGGGTTTTATCAGAAAATGGGTGAGACTAATAATCTTTCGGCAGGAATATATTACGATACTTTAACCAATCCTGATGCTTCATATGCACGCTATAAGGTAAGTGTAGTTGATTCTTGTGGATTAGAAACCGTGCTTTCTGCACATAAAAAAACAGTTCATCTAACACAGAATTTTGGAGTCATTCCTAATACAATAAATCTCAATTGGGACAATTATGAGGGATATCCCCTAAATACATGGTTCATATATAGAAACTCACAGGCTCAGGGATGGGAAATAATTGATTCTGTTCCGTCAAATTCATTTTCCTATACTGATCAACCACCTTTTCAGTTATCTGATCCGGAGTTGTATTATGTAATCAAGGCGGGACTTCCATTGACCTGTAATCAGAATTACCACATGGTAAGATCGAATAATTCAAATAGCAGCAATGTTATGATTAATCTTGACCATACCCCAACGGATCAAATACTACAGATTTATCCTAATCCTACCAGGGATGAAATTTATTTGAAATCGAATCATAAAGGGCCTTATAATCTTGAGATTTATAATTTGCAGGGAAATCTAATTCTCTCTAAACAGGATTTACATGAAATGGAAAACTTGTCAATATCCAATCTTCCTTCAGGAAGTTATTTTATCAAAATTGAGTCCGAGAAAAATAAATGGATAAAAAAACTAATAAAACATTAA
- a CDS encoding T9SS type A sorting domain-containing protein has protein sequence MKLYIRTFFLLFIFLSLNHTNSQAQCGLLSGSTTENFTTNGVCGPVTANWTLTYDFISPVDPSKVYIQFTWNDPANTVNILATTANGSNTQFTGSDNFSYPVGMNCDYSPNAVLLYDLAGDGPGAGDICSSSIINKTVASWADDNSFTGTVAVSPANYEVCSNQNINGFQFQDNSTPNCNAIVSPASPNELTRWIQFVYGTGSGPYIPSLTLDTGGGTVQITDGNGSLLNTFYGPVIEILVPVTQAQLNELSYPISFPSGANGGDEFEITLRNWNICNAYDSLPFDGVPPIDPVNGDNPSVTATASIVINSTPGFQVSNVNSPSCSGFNDGQAFLAPTAGLPPFSYFWTGPQNETGPVQQNLIAGTYYVTMIDGNGCTKLDSLIISPAPAITSSFNVTDANCNAFDGVIDLTAGGGTGTLEFLWNNGEITEDIDSLISGLYVVTITDQNDCEHIASAIVNSIGGPNLILDSINNVTCNGGSDGDIFASLSGTYQIAVWSNGFTTDDISGLQAGPYQLTAIDTLSGCNSLLNVNISEPLPLQLNISVGNANCNASDGQALVNVTGGNGGYLYNWSTGGTSNAISNLSAGSYSLSVTDGKGCTKSKNFTVSEIGAPQIILDSIVNPDCGANLGSIFISATGDTTGYTYNWSNGSTNEDLVSVPLGNYDLIVTAPNTCKAFYNASIQSKIPPTPQICLVTVDSATGSNQVVWERGSNKDRFDFYKIWRESTSAGVYQLIGTVPADSIGLFTDSVSNPLIKAYRYKLSVVDTCGNESNRSLAHKTIHLLQSFGVQANSINLNWDNYQGFSYSTFFIYRNSQARGWEAIDSLAVGLGNRYTDIPPFPRTDPELFYAILVNNPDSCDPNKDSDYTKTRSNPSSGIYSPPLISNINNEYLNRSVIYPNPVDNTLFIKNLQINENYYLEIISIQGKPIFQSTINCNEGIDVSELNTGVYFLIIRSNSSTQITKFTKH, from the coding sequence ATGAAACTTTACATACGTACTTTCTTTCTCCTCTTTATATTCCTAAGCTTAAATCATACCAATTCGCAAGCGCAATGTGGGTTGCTTTCAGGATCCACAACTGAGAATTTTACTACGAACGGAGTTTGTGGCCCGGTTACGGCAAACTGGACCTTAACATATGATTTTATTTCACCGGTAGATCCTAGTAAAGTTTATATTCAGTTTACATGGAATGATCCTGCAAATACAGTCAACATATTAGCGACAACAGCCAATGGCTCAAACACTCAATTTACGGGCAGCGATAATTTTTCTTATCCTGTAGGCATGAATTGTGATTATAGTCCAAATGCGGTATTACTTTATGACCTTGCCGGAGACGGGCCTGGTGCGGGAGATATTTGCAGCTCTTCAATCATTAACAAAACCGTAGCTTCATGGGCTGATGATAATTCGTTTACGGGAACTGTAGCTGTAAGTCCTGCAAATTATGAAGTCTGCTCTAATCAGAATATAAATGGATTTCAATTTCAGGATAATTCAACACCAAACTGCAATGCAATTGTTTCACCCGCATCTCCAAATGAATTAACTAGATGGATTCAATTTGTATACGGTACCGGTTCCGGTCCTTATATTCCTTCTCTTACTTTGGATACCGGTGGAGGAACTGTGCAAATCACGGATGGCAATGGCTCTTTGTTAAACACTTTTTATGGTCCTGTAATTGAAATATTAGTCCCTGTCACCCAGGCACAATTAAATGAATTGAGTTATCCCATTTCATTTCCGTCAGGAGCAAATGGAGGAGATGAATTTGAAATCACACTTAGGAACTGGAATATCTGCAATGCTTATGATTCACTTCCTTTTGACGGAGTGCCACCTATCGACCCGGTTAACGGCGATAATCCTTCAGTAACAGCTACTGCCTCAATAGTAATTAATTCCACTCCGGGATTTCAAGTCAGCAATGTAAATTCCCCTTCATGTAGCGGGTTTAATGACGGACAAGCATTTTTAGCACCGACCGCCGGATTGCCTCCTTTCAGTTATTTTTGGACAGGGCCACAAAATGAAACAGGTCCCGTACAGCAAAACCTTATTGCCGGAACCTATTATGTGACAATGATTGATGGAAATGGTTGCACTAAATTAGATTCTCTAATTATTTCACCAGCTCCGGCGATCACAAGTTCATTTAATGTTACAGATGCTAATTGCAATGCCTTTGATGGAGTCATTGATCTCACAGCAGGCGGAGGGACGGGGACACTGGAGTTTTTATGGAACAATGGTGAAATAACAGAGGATATAGACAGCCTGATTTCCGGTTTATATGTAGTCACTATTACTGACCAAAACGATTGTGAGCATATTGCTTCGGCGATCGTTAATTCAATTGGGGGGCCAAATCTAATTTTAGATAGTATAAATAATGTGACTTGCAATGGGGGTAGCGATGGTGACATTTTCGCTTCATTAAGCGGCACCTATCAAATAGCAGTATGGTCTAATGGATTTACCACAGATGATATTTCCGGTTTACAGGCAGGCCCCTATCAATTGACAGCAATAGATACCCTATCCGGTTGCAATTCACTTTTGAATGTTAATATATCTGAACCGCTTCCATTGCAGCTGAACATCAGTGTTGGAAATGCAAATTGCAATGCAAGTGATGGACAGGCTTTGGTAAATGTGACAGGAGGAAATGGTGGTTATCTTTATAATTGGAGTACCGGTGGAACAAGTAATGCGATTTCAAACCTCTCTGCCGGTTCCTATTCGCTATCCGTTACAGACGGAAAAGGCTGTACAAAATCCAAAAATTTCACTGTTTCTGAAATAGGTGCTCCTCAAATCATTCTCGATTCAATTGTAAATCCGGATTGCGGTGCGAATTTGGGTTCAATATTTATTAGTGCCACAGGTGATACTACCGGGTATACTTATAATTGGTCAAATGGCTCTACTAATGAAGATTTGGTTTCTGTGCCACTTGGCAACTATGATTTGATAGTTACAGCACCCAATACCTGCAAGGCTTTTTATAATGCGAGCATTCAAAGTAAAATTCCTCCGACACCTCAAATTTGTTTGGTTACTGTGGATAGTGCGACAGGTTCAAATCAGGTAGTTTGGGAGCGGGGATCCAATAAAGATAGATTTGATTTTTACAAAATATGGAGAGAAAGCACTTCCGCGGGAGTTTATCAGCTTATTGGAACAGTTCCGGCAGATAGCATTGGTTTATTTACAGATTCTGTATCAAACCCATTGATTAAAGCTTATAGGTATAAATTATCTGTGGTGGACACCTGCGGAAATGAATCAAATAGATCCTTAGCTCATAAAACAATACACCTGCTTCAAAGCTTTGGCGTACAAGCCAATTCAATTAATTTGAATTGGGATAATTATCAAGGATTTTCGTATTCGACTTTCTTTATTTATCGAAATTCTCAGGCAAGGGGCTGGGAAGCGATTGATTCACTTGCAGTAGGATTAGGAAACAGATATACAGATATACCTCCCTTTCCAAGAACTGATCCTGAATTGTTTTATGCCATTTTAGTCAATAATCCTGATAGTTGCGACCCAAATAAGGATTCGGACTATACTAAAACCAGATCTAATCCTTCATCCGGAATATATTCACCTCCTTTAATTAGTAATATCAATAATGAATATTTAAATAGATCTGTAATATACCCTAACCCGGTTGATAACACTTTGTTTATTAAGAATTTGCAAATAAATGAGAATTATTATCTGGAAATAATAAGTATTCAGGGAAAACCTATCTTTCAATCAACTATTAATTGCAATGAAGGGATTGATGTTTCAGAATTAAATACCGGTGTTTATTTTTTAATTATTCGATCCAATAGTTCTACTCAAATCACTAAGTTCACAAAGCACTAA